The window AATTCCCTTGGCCATGCAATGCTCCACGGTCCCGTGCGGAAAGCTGTATTCCAGCCCCTCTGCATGGTTGACCAGCACAGTGCTCTCCAGCCAGTCCCGCCGCAGCAAGCTCATTTCCAGCTGGTTCGCAACGATGCGCGTCTCCAGCTCGTCCTGAAGGTAGGCGATCTGCGCACCGGACATGTTGGACACACCCAGCTGCCGCACTTTGCCTTCCGCCATCAACCGCCCGACGGCGTCCGCCACCTCGCGCGGGTCCATCAACGGATCGGGCCGGTGCAGGAGCAGCACGTCCACGTAGTCCGTTTGGAGCCGTTTCAGGCTTTGGTTGACCCGTTCAAGAATGGCGTCCTTGCTGAGGTCGTAGTGCGTTTCCAACCCGCGCTCGCCCAGCCTGATACCGCATTTGCTTTGCAGCTGGATCTTTTCGCGCAGGCCTTGCGAACGGGCGAGGACTTCGCCAAACACGGCCTCCGACTTTCCACTGCGGTAAATATCCGCATGGTCGAACAGCTCAATGCCGATGTTCTGTGCGGCGTCTATCACCGCAGCTGCCTGATCGATCTCTGCAGCACCGTAGGACGTGCCGTCCCAAGGTCCACCGAGGCCCATGCAGCCGTAGATGAGGCGTCCCCGCCC is drawn from Arthrobacter sp. 31Y and contains these coding sequences:
- a CDS encoding aldo/keto reductase produces the protein MTIANGRGRLIYGCMGLGGPWDGTSYGAAEIDQAAAVIDAAQNIGIELFDHADIYRSGKSEAVFGEVLARSQGLREKIQLQSKCGIRLGERGLETHYDLSKDAILERVNQSLKRLQTDYVDVLLLHRPDPLMDPREVADAVGRLMAEGKVRQLGVSNMSGAQIAYLQDELETRIVANQLEMSLLRRDWLESTVLVNHAEGLEYSFPHGTVEHCMAKGIELQAYGSLAQGRYTGAKSAELSPAESATAGMLERLAVEKGTTPEAVLLGWLMKHPARISPVVGTTNPARIEACADAASVAATMSRAEWYGLWVAARGKNIP